A stretch of bacterium DNA encodes these proteins:
- a CDS encoding GNAT family N-acetyltransferase — translation MDLILREAKLEDCDDLYHWKNDPVSREQSFNREEVSYEEHCGWLKEALKDSNRLFYIGIDDKNEKCGVARFDIKDEFFAEVHINIAPEKRRKGIGSQLISKSCPFNPRRRKAR, via the coding sequence GTGGATTTAATTCTGAGAGAGGCAAAATTAGAAGACTGTGATGACCTCTACCACTGGAAAAATGATCCGGTGAGCAGGGAACAATCCTTTAATAGGGAAGAAGTTTCGTATGAAGAACACTGTGGTTGGCTTAAGGAAGCCCTAAAGGATTCCAATAGGCTATTTTATATTGGGATTGATGATAAAAATGAGAAATGCGGAGTGGCCCGGTTTGATATTAAAGATGAGTTTTTTGCTGAAGTTCATATAAATATTGCTCCAGAAAAGAGGAGAAAAGGGATTGGCAGTCAATTAATTTCAAAATCTTGTCCTTTTAACCCCAGACGGAGGAAGGCAAGATGA
- the neuB gene encoding N-acetylneuraminate synthase — translation MKKVKIGNKLVGEGEPCFIIAEAGSNHNRDFKQALKLIDIAAEAGASAVKFQTYSAEKIYSKKTPKMSYLKKERLAKEEESVWDLIKRIEIPREWHKDLADYCAEKGVIFLSTPFDLQAVDELEEVGMLAHKIASFEITHLPLLEHVAKTSKPIILSTGMADLSDIETALEVIYKQGNENVILLHCAISYPPKYEDLNLRAMETMRQAFQLPVGFSDHTLGIVSDIAAVALGACAIEKHFTLDRKLPGPDHFFALEPDELKVMVQAIRDTEKALGSPIKRCTQAEKELYRLGRRSLVAACNIPKKTVITREMIEVKRPGYGIPTKMLNLVIGRSARVDIEEDDILFWEMI, via the coding sequence ATGAAGAAGGTAAAGATAGGTAATAAATTGGTTGGCGAAGGAGAACCCTGCTTTATCATTGCCGAGGCAGGAAGTAATCACAATCGGGATTTCAAGCAGGCATTAAAGCTGATTGATATTGCGGCTGAGGCAGGAGCAAGTGCTGTTAAGTTTCAAACTTATTCTGCTGAAAAAATTTACTCTAAAAAAACCCCAAAGATGAGCTACTTAAAGAAAGAGAGATTAGCTAAAGAAGAAGAGTCTGTCTGGGATTTGATCAAACGAATTGAGATACCAAGAGAGTGGCATAAGGACTTGGCTGACTATTGCGCTGAAAAGGGAGTTATTTTCCTATCGACACCTTTCGATCTTCAGGCTGTAGACGAACTTGAAGAAGTAGGAATGTTGGCTCATAAGATTGCCTCTTTTGAGATCACTCATCTGCCTCTCTTGGAGCATGTGGCCAAAACTAGCAAGCCGATTATTCTTTCAACTGGTATGGCTGACCTTTCAGATATTGAAACAGCTTTAGAAGTTATTTATAAACAAGGTAATGAAAATGTTATTTTACTCCATTGCGCCATAAGCTATCCTCCTAAGTATGAAGATTTGAACTTACGGGCAATGGAGACAATGAGGCAGGCATTTCAACTGCCAGTGGGATTTTCTGACCATACCTTAGGAATTGTATCTGATATTGCGGCTGTAGCATTAGGTGCCTGTGCGATAGAGAAACATTTTACCTTAGATAGAAAACTACCAGGACCTGATCATTTCTTTGCCCTGGAGCCAGATGAACTAAAGGTAATGGTTCAGGCCATAAGAGATACTGAAAAGGCATTGGGTTCTCCAATCAAAAGGTGCACTCAAGCAGAAAAGGAGCTGTATCGTTTAGGGAGAAGGAGTTTAGTGGCAGCCTGTAATATTCCTAAGAAAACAGTGATTACCCGAGAAATGATCGAGGTCAAGAGACCAGGTTATGGTATTCCTACAAAGATGCTTAATTTAGTTATTGGCAGATCAGCTAGAGTTGACATCGAAGAAGATGATATCCTGTTCTGGGAGATGATATAA
- a CDS encoding DUF115 domain-containing protein, with protein MDRPIIDKPNNYAKNLNLLREKRFDLLEKLKDVQPNYELALSLACEGSITFDKDLSHSNIVVVFGFGTGDHIKALLSQVPKKTFIIIADPDLSIFKAALYLKDLSSILADERLILSIGEAPEVIKQKIREHLIIFTVVDLETIENENFTKYNLDYFKKVKEILKEISTEAYVNIATLAHFTKIWPRNFLKNIVHFLKNPGINTLFNKFSQVPAVIVSTGPSLNKNVKLLKEAKKYFILISVDTALPILMKNKIEPHFVYSLEANPKNIDCFKGWLFKNLCLLPSSFTYPPTINNFKGPIFIENGGYPFAQWIEHFIDPKGFLSRLGSVATNCFSLAQAMGCNPIIFTGQDLSFPDNVFYAKGAPERLAKESDQHITKTEITFVEDNFGQMIKTSINMKQWKLWFEEEIKETPDLTYINATEGGAKIEGTKFLRLREVIDQYGQKKINIFKVINKIQKNHKVPSLKKLIEEFKNIIEEYQIASQLSIQGKSICENFINQIKDNEGNVSPKITQLLNRAKLLYQEIASLNRFMFFSNWDLQRMMFEIEKDFKEKSLKVTALSYQYFFQEIDNITHLMLRYLYPAEKKIKKLKPVS; from the coding sequence ATGGATAGACCTATTATCGATAAACCTAATAATTATGCTAAAAATCTTAACCTTTTAAGAGAAAAAAGATTTGATCTTTTAGAAAAGTTAAAAGATGTCCAACCAAACTATGAATTGGCTCTTTCTTTAGCTTGCGAAGGATCTATTACTTTTGATAAGGATCTTTCTCATAGTAATATTGTAGTTGTTTTTGGATTTGGAACAGGAGATCATATTAAAGCTTTATTAAGTCAAGTTCCTAAAAAAACCTTTATCATTATTGCTGATCCTGATTTAAGTATCTTTAAGGCAGCTCTTTATCTCAAGGATCTTTCTTCTATTTTAGCAGACGAGCGCCTTATATTATCTATTGGAGAAGCTCCAGAAGTAATTAAGCAAAAAATTAGAGAGCATTTGATAATATTTACTGTCGTAGATCTTGAAACAATTGAAAATGAAAATTTTACAAAGTATAACTTAGACTACTTTAAAAAAGTTAAAGAAATATTAAAAGAGATTAGCACTGAAGCTTATGTTAATATTGCTACTTTAGCTCATTTTACCAAGATTTGGCCTCGTAATTTTTTAAAAAATATTGTTCATTTTCTTAAAAATCCAGGCATTAATACCCTTTTTAATAAATTTTCTCAAGTTCCAGCGGTCATTGTTTCTACCGGACCTTCTTTAAATAAAAATGTCAAATTATTAAAAGAAGCCAAAAAGTATTTTATCCTCATTTCTGTCGACACCGCTTTACCTATCTTAATGAAGAACAAGATTGAACCACACTTTGTCTATAGCCTTGAGGCAAATCCTAAAAATATTGACTGTTTTAAGGGTTGGTTATTTAAAAATCTTTGTCTTTTACCAAGTTCTTTTACTTATCCTCCCACCATTAATAATTTCAAAGGACCTATCTTTATAGAGAACGGAGGTTATCCTTTTGCTCAATGGATAGAACACTTTATTGATCCTAAGGGATTTTTAAGTAGGCTAGGTTCTGTGGCCACCAATTGTTTTAGTTTGGCTCAAGCTATGGGGTGTAATCCCATTATCTTTACCGGTCAAGATCTTTCTTTTCCAGATAATGTCTTTTACGCCAAAGGCGCGCCAGAGAGGTTAGCAAAAGAATCAGATCAGCATATTACTAAGACAGAGATTACTTTTGTGGAAGATAATTTTGGACAGATGATAAAAACAAGTATCAATATGAAGCAATGGAAATTATGGTTTGAAGAAGAAATTAAAGAAACTCCTGATCTTACTTATATTAATGCTACTGAAGGTGGGGCTAAAATCGAAGGGACAAAATTCTTAAGATTAAGAGAGGTAATAGATCAATATGGCCAAAAGAAGATTAATATCTTTAAGGTGATTAATAAGATTCAAAAAAACCATAAAGTTCCTTCCCTTAAGAAATTAATTGAGGAGTTTAAAAATATCATTGAAGAATACCAAATCGCTTCTCAATTAAGCATCCAAGGTAAGAGCATTTGTGAAAATTTTATCAATCAAATTAAAGATAATGAAGGTAATGTCTCTCCAAAAATAACTCAACTATTAAATAGAGCTAAACTTCTTTATCAAGAAATAGCTTCTTTAAATAGGTTTATGTTTTTTTCAAATTGGGATCTTCAACGAATGATGTTTGAAATAGAAAAAGACTTTAAAGAAAAGTCACTTAAAGTTACTGCTCTATCTTATCAGTATTTTTTCCAAGAAATAGATAATATTACTCACTTGATGCTTAGATACTTATACCCAGCAGAAAAAAAGATTAAGAAGCTTAAACCTGTTAGCTAA
- the infB gene encoding translation initiation factor IF-2, whose protein sequence is MRIHELAKILNVSSKELIKELTSFGIKAASHVSSIDNDTTTKIINLHKKLVPEKKTPLPLKEEEEPLIKEEPLIKEIKEEIKEIEKISKKLHILKIPESLTIGELSGHLQKPVNEVIKILIQNGKVCTINNYYDQDILDTLALHYDLEFKIITEEEILLKEEVEDEGQLVPRPPIITIMGHVDHGKTLLLDAIRASSVASKEAGGITQHIGAYKVKLDKGEVVFLDTPGHEAFTAMRARGASVTDIVVLVVAADDGVMPQTVEAINHAKAANVSIVVAINKIDLPNANLNKVKQQLAEYDLVPEEWGGKTIFVEVSAKKQLGLKNILEMLLLEAEILELKANPNQKAKGTVIEAHLNKSKGPVATFLVQKGSLKIGDFFVVGQYYGRVRGMFSDAGAWIKKALPSTPVEVLGLSGLPLAGDYFFVTENEREARQMSLKRQEALKKKKEVSSKKITLENLFDQIKQGKIKELNIVLKADVQGSVEAIRDSLTKLETEKVKIKIIHQGTGGINESDVLLAQTSHAIIIGFNVRPNANAAKIASHQDINIRTYRIIYEVISDIKKALEGLLEPEYKENTLGIAEARDLFKTPKIGVIVGCYVREGKVTRSASLRVVREGIVVYEGKIASLRRFKDDASEVAAGFECGLKIENFDDVKIGDILEVYVLERIPAKL, encoded by the coding sequence ATGCGTATTCATGAGTTAGCCAAAATATTAAATGTTTCTAGTAAAGAGCTTATCAAAGAGTTAACTTCTTTTGGTATTAAAGCTGCTTCTCATGTAAGCTCTATTGATAATGACACCACGACGAAAATTATTAATCTTCATAAAAAGCTTGTTCCAGAGAAAAAAACTCCCTTACCTCTTAAAGAGGAAGAAGAACCTCTTATTAAAGAAGAACCTCTTATTAAAGAAATAAAAGAAGAAATAAAAGAAATAGAAAAGATTTCAAAAAAGCTTCATATCTTAAAGATTCCTGAATCTCTTACTATTGGAGAATTATCTGGCCATCTTCAAAAACCAGTTAATGAAGTTATTAAGATTTTAATCCAAAATGGAAAAGTATGCACTATAAATAATTATTACGATCAAGACATTTTAGATACTTTAGCCTTACACTATGACCTTGAATTTAAAATTATTACCGAAGAAGAGATCCTACTAAAGGAAGAAGTGGAAGATGAAGGCCAACTTGTTCCTCGACCTCCTATTATTACCATTATGGGGCATGTAGATCATGGTAAAACATTGCTTTTAGATGCTATTCGAGCTTCTAGCGTCGCTTCTAAAGAAGCAGGAGGAATTACTCAACACATTGGAGCTTATAAGGTTAAATTAGATAAGGGAGAAGTTGTATTTTTAGATACACCTGGGCATGAAGCTTTTACAGCAATGAGAGCTCGAGGTGCCTCAGTGACAGATATTGTAGTCTTAGTTGTAGCTGCTGATGATGGAGTAATGCCTCAAACGGTAGAAGCAATCAACCATGCTAAAGCAGCTAATGTTTCTATTGTGGTAGCTATTAATAAGATAGATTTACCTAATGCTAACTTAAATAAGGTAAAACAACAACTAGCCGAATATGATTTAGTTCCAGAAGAATGGGGAGGAAAGACTATTTTTGTAGAAGTTTCAGCTAAAAAGCAGCTAGGCTTAAAGAACATCTTGGAAATGTTGCTTTTAGAAGCAGAAATATTAGAGCTAAAAGCTAATCCTAATCAAAAAGCTAAAGGCACAGTAATTGAGGCTCATTTAAATAAATCTAAAGGACCAGTAGCTACTTTTTTAGTTCAAAAAGGAAGTTTGAAGATTGGAGATTTCTTTGTCGTAGGCCAATATTATGGAAGAGTAAGAGGAATGTTTAGTGATGCTGGAGCATGGATTAAGAAGGCCCTTCCTTCCACTCCGGTGGAAGTTTTAGGACTTTCTGGTCTTCCTTTGGCGGGTGATTATTTTTTTGTTACAGAAAATGAGCGAGAAGCTCGACAAATGAGCTTAAAAAGGCAAGAAGCTTTAAAAAAGAAGAAAGAAGTAAGTTCAAAGAAAATAACCTTGGAGAACTTATTTGATCAAATTAAGCAAGGAAAAATTAAAGAACTTAATATTGTCTTAAAAGCTGATGTTCAAGGTTCCGTAGAAGCAATTAGAGATTCCTTAACTAAATTAGAGACTGAAAAAGTAAAGATTAAGATTATTCATCAAGGAACTGGTGGAATTAATGAGTCAGATGTTTTATTAGCCCAAACCTCCCATGCGATCATTATAGGATTTAATGTTCGCCCTAATGCTAATGCAGCTAAAATAGCTTCTCATCAAGATATTAATATTAGAACTTATAGAATTATTTATGAGGTAATTTCTGATATCAAGAAAGCTTTAGAGGGACTATTAGAGCCAGAATATAAAGAAAATACCCTTGGTATAGCAGAAGCTAGAGATCTTTTTAAAACCCCTAAAATAGGAGTAATTGTTGGTTGTTATGTGCGAGAAGGAAAAGTTACTCGGAGTGCAAGTTTGCGAGTAGTAAGAGAAGGAATAGTAGTCTACGAAGGAAAGATTGCTTCTCTTCGTCGATTTAAAGATGATGCCTCGGAAGTAGCAGCTGGATTTGAATGTGGTCTTAAAATTGAAAATTTTGATGATGTAAAGATAGGTGATATTTTAGAAGTATATGTCTTAGAAAGGATACCAGCTAAACTTTAA
- a CDS encoding formyl transferase produces the protein MKILYLGNNRIGLNVLKWLKTREENIVGLVIHPPEKAKFAKEMQKISGLMKEMIFLGNGISQSDCLNKIKSLSPDIGISVNFGYTIKKEFLDIFPQGCINLHTSYLPYNRGAHPNIWSIIEETPAGVTLHYIDEGIDTGDIIAQKEIKVEFNDTGETLYHKLEDASLKLFQGTWEDIKNSTNRRIKPVGKGTYHRTKDIEKIDCIDLNSSYKAKDLLNILRARTFSPYKGAYCEAEGKKIYLQLELGKEKEE, from the coding sequence ATGAAAATCCTCTATCTGGGCAACAATCGAATAGGGCTGAATGTTCTAAAGTGGCTGAAGACAAGGGAGGAAAATATAGTTGGACTGGTAATTCATCCTCCAGAAAAGGCAAAGTTTGCCAAAGAGATGCAAAAGATTTCAGGACTGATGAAAGAAATGATATTTCTAGGAAATGGGATTAGTCAATCTGACTGTCTTAATAAGATTAAGAGTTTAAGCCCGGATATAGGCATAAGTGTTAATTTTGGGTATACAATAAAGAAAGAGTTTCTGGATATCTTTCCTCAGGGTTGCATAAACCTTCATACATCCTATTTGCCTTACAACCGAGGAGCTCATCCTAATATCTGGAGTATAATTGAAGAAACTCCAGCCGGTGTGACTTTGCATTATATTGATGAAGGAATAGATACCGGTGACATAATTGCCCAAAAGGAGATTAAGGTTGAATTTAATGATACTGGCGAGACTCTTTACCATAAATTGGAAGATGCCTCTTTAAAACTGTTTCAGGGAACATGGGAGGATATAAAGAATAGCACTAATAGAAGAATAAAGCCGGTTGGTAAGGGAACCTATCATCGGACAAAGGATATAGAAAAAATTGATTGTATAGATTTGAACAGTAGCTACAAAGCTAAAGACTTATTAAATATCTTGAGGGCAAGAACCTTTTCGCCCTATAAAGGTGCTTATTGCGAAGCTGAAGGGAAGAAGATCTATTTGCAATTAGAATTGGGGAAGGAAAAGGAAGAATAA
- the truB gene encoding tRNA pseudouridine(55) synthase TruB, with translation MNTSEREIDGVLNIYKSQNLTSHDVIVKLRRLIKIRKIGHTGTLDPQATGVLLICLGQATKLSSWLSSKGKEYIAGMKIGVVTDTQDIWGSILSKKEPVNLKEEQIKEAFLRFTGEITQVPPMYSAVKWKGKKLYQLARKGYIVERVPRKVMISSLELISYQEDSYPEVVFKVSCSTGTYIRTLCEDIGNYLGYGGCLSSLVRTRIDSFLLEDTLTLEKLTKIIENDLLFNYLIPIEKVLNGFS, from the coding sequence ATGAATACTTCCGAAAGAGAGATAGATGGAGTACTAAATATTTATAAGTCTCAAAATTTGACCTCTCATGATGTTATCGTAAAATTAAGAAGACTCATCAAGATAAGAAAAATTGGACATACCGGAACTTTAGACCCTCAAGCTACTGGTGTCCTTTTAATTTGCCTCGGTCAAGCTACTAAACTTTCAAGTTGGTTATCTTCTAAAGGGAAAGAATATATTGCTGGAATGAAGATAGGGGTTGTTACTGATACCCAGGATATTTGGGGAAGCATTCTTAGTAAAAAAGAACCAGTTAATTTAAAAGAAGAGCAAATAAAAGAAGCATTTTTACGTTTTACTGGAGAAATAACTCAGGTTCCTCCTATGTATTCTGCCGTTAAGTGGAAAGGAAAAAAGTTATATCAATTGGCCAGGAAGGGGTATATAGTAGAAAGAGTTCCGCGTAAAGTAATGATAAGCTCTTTAGAATTAATAAGCTATCAAGAAGATTCCTATCCAGAGGTAGTATTTAAAGTAAGTTGCTCTACTGGAACTTATATTAGGACTTTATGTGAAGATATAGGTAACTATTTAGGATATGGAGGATGTTTGTCTTCTCTTGTCAGAACTAGGATTGATTCATTTCTTCTTGAAGACACCCTCACTTTAGAAAAACTTACTAAAATCATAGAAAATGACCTTCTTTTTAATTACTTAATACCCATAGAAAAAGTGTTAAATGGCTTCTCATGA
- the nusA gene encoding transcription termination factor NusA yields the protein MKIELYNILSQIESEKGIKKQSLVGTIEDALMSAYKKDYGVNANVKVSVNISTEEIKILIKKKVVEEVKSSSLEISIEEAKRINSQIKIGEEIEIENEIKDFGRIAAQTAKQVITQRIREAEKEIIYTKFREKIGDVITGSVQTIAKGNIYVNLGNIEGILSSKEQIPTEEYGIGDRIKSYISDVKMGFKGTYVTLSRTHPNLIKKLFELEIPEIYEKIVEIKSIARDPGFRSKIAVVSNDSSIDPVGTCVGVRGTRINTIIQELNEEKIDVILYNSDPVVFIKNALGPVKVTSVTINKEEKQAKVIIPNNQLSLAIGKNGRNVKLAAKLTGWRIDIQGEEKLKEELKEETTKKLEAMTAGTKIEKVEETVEEIPLDLPGVSKVIVQRLIEVGYKDGESILKASVEELTKLKGVGKNIAEVIKVSAKSISK from the coding sequence ATGAAGATAGAACTCTACAATATTTTATCTCAAATTGAAAGTGAAAAAGGTATAAAGAAGCAATCTTTAGTAGGAACCATTGAAGATGCTTTAATGTCAGCTTATAAAAAAGACTATGGCGTTAATGCTAATGTTAAGGTTAGTGTAAATATCAGCACAGAAGAGATAAAGATTCTTATTAAGAAAAAGGTAGTAGAAGAAGTAAAGAGTTCTTCTTTAGAGATAAGCATAGAAGAAGCCAAAAGAATAAATTCTCAGATAAAAATAGGAGAAGAAATAGAGATTGAAAATGAAATCAAAGATTTTGGTCGTATTGCTGCTCAAACAGCTAAGCAAGTTATTACTCAAAGAATTCGAGAGGCAGAAAAAGAGATTATTTACACAAAATTTAGAGAAAAGATTGGAGATGTAATTACTGGTTCTGTTCAAACTATAGCCAAAGGAAATATCTATGTAAATTTAGGTAACATAGAAGGTATTTTATCTTCAAAAGAACAAATTCCTACAGAAGAATATGGAATAGGAGATAGAATTAAGAGTTATATTTCCGATGTCAAAATGGGTTTCAAGGGAACGTATGTTACCTTATCTCGAACTCATCCAAATTTAATTAAAAAATTATTCGAATTAGAGATTCCAGAAATTTATGAAAAAATAGTAGAAATAAAGTCGATAGCGAGGGATCCCGGTTTTCGTTCTAAGATTGCTGTAGTTTCTAATGATAGCTCTATTGACCCCGTAGGTACTTGTGTTGGGGTAAGAGGAACTCGGATTAATACTATTATTCAGGAACTTAATGAAGAAAAGATTGATGTAATTCTTTATAATTCCGATCCAGTTGTTTTTATCAAAAATGCTTTAGGTCCAGTCAAAGTCACTAGTGTTACTATTAACAAAGAAGAGAAGCAAGCAAAGGTTATTATCCCCAATAACCAGCTTTCTTTGGCTATTGGAAAAAATGGACGAAATGTTAAGCTTGCCGCTAAATTAACTGGCTGGCGTATTGACATTCAAGGGGAAGAAAAATTGAAAGAAGAATTGAAAGAAGAAACAACAAAAAAATTAGAAGCGATGACTGCTGGGACTAAAATAGAAAAAGTAGAAGAAACAGTAGAAGAAATTCCTCTTGATCTTCCAGGAGTAAGTAAGGTTATTGTTCAAAGATTAATAGAAGTTGGGTATAAAGATGGAGAAAGCATTTTAAAAGCTTCGGTAGAGGAATTAACTAAGCTAAAAGGCGTAGGAAAGAATATTGCTGAAGTAATAAAAGTCTCTGCAAAGAGTATTAGTAAGTAG
- a CDS encoding ribosome maturation factor RimP, whose translation MQSIIDKVREVIIPHQEELNINLFDIKCVRLKKSWLIRIFIDSENGVTVDKCEEISHFIGSRLDNFMEGKYRLEVSSPGIERPLRNKEDYQRYKGHLAEIKISSQDLKKSYLGYIKDLKDDILTLQVKDTSELIQIPCQEIIKAKLRLELK comes from the coding sequence ATGCAATCTATCATAGATAAGGTTAGAGAAGTAATTATTCCTCACCAAGAAGAGTTAAACATAAACTTATTCGATATTAAATGTGTTAGGTTAAAAAAAAGCTGGTTAATAAGAATATTTATTGACAGTGAGAATGGCGTAACGGTAGATAAATGTGAGGAGATTAGCCATTTTATAGGAAGTCGGCTGGATAATTTTATGGAGGGAAAATATCGGTTAGAGGTTTCTTCTCCTGGAATTGAAAGACCCTTGCGAAATAAGGAAGATTATCAAAGATATAAAGGTCATTTAGCCGAGATAAAAATAAGCAGCCAAGACTTAAAAAAGAGCTATCTAGGTTATATAAAAGATTTAAAGGATGATATTTTGACTTTACAAGTTAAAGATACCTCAGAATTAATACAAATTCCTTGTCAAGAAATAATCAAGGCTAAACTAAGGCTTGAATTAAAATAA
- the rbfA gene encoding 30S ribosome-binding factor RbfA: protein MTMSHNLQRHLRVAELIKEEISTLIVTKKIKDPRIGFATVTKVKLSKDLKNCDVFISIYGNEEEIKRTLEGLSQAKGFIKGQIAKNLNLRCIPFINFKHDLSIEYSDHILKIIEGLNIPK from the coding sequence ATGACTATGAGCCATAATCTTCAAAGACATTTAAGAGTAGCAGAACTTATCAAAGAAGAGATTAGCACTTTAATTGTTACTAAAAAGATAAAGGATCCTCGAATTGGCTTTGCTACAGTCACCAAGGTAAAACTTTCTAAAGACTTAAAAAATTGCGATGTCTTTATAAGTATTTATGGAAATGAAGAAGAGATAAAAAGGACTTTAGAAGGACTATCTCAAGCTAAGGGATTTATTAAGGGTCAAATAGCTAAAAATCTTAACCTCAGATGTATTCCTTTCATCAACTTTAAACATGATTTATCTATAGAATACAGTGATCATATTCTAAAGATTATCGAGGGGCTGAATATTCCTAAATGA
- a CDS encoding DUF115 domain-containing protein, whose translation MLFQKNVQILKKIEPYLVAKLKKVKPNKEGPLPYLSQKLDLVIDDDLKFHDVIVILGFGLGDHIRKVISSSSKSSLILIIDHDLSTFKALLESIDLSDIFSHQQVSLSFDEDLLLATRGRIEQYFGEVMLAETFKIIKNPISMNLAPDFYEKVLNQLNEIQYIAYLNLGSILRSNYISEINTIKNLPAIVCHPGVGELSNKFRNVPAIIVSSGPSLSKNVSFIRHAKNKAIIICVDTALKVLQRHQIEPDFVTSIEFNLKNYLCFKKIKLRNTYLIASEEVAPKTINKFKEKVFFIHSSNPITKWFSKVINLKESISLGGNVGATSFSLAINLGANPIIFVGQDLSYSQGKYYADEIGSSFIEAKKDDAKKRKTVWLESIYGEKVASDSGMLVYLRWFEREIACHQDRIFINATEGGAKVKGTEPMVLQAVIDAYCQNNLNITDIINETFKKPNQDIEKVILSIKTLVEEYQTILIYSSQGKELIKRHKSNKSKDKSKDISRNHQVHLSLSMIVKDIISLPNFMEANKLSIESLLHRLKKGRKSEVLNNYLLFFKEITKFSRQLLISFEKILPKLESLIN comes from the coding sequence TTGTTATTTCAAAAAAATGTACAAATATTAAAAAAAATTGAACCTTATTTAGTGGCAAAACTAAAAAAAGTAAAACCAAATAAAGAAGGGCCACTTCCCTATCTTAGCCAAAAACTTGATTTAGTCATAGATGATGATCTTAAATTTCATGATGTCATTGTCATCTTAGGATTTGGCTTAGGTGACCATATTAGAAAAGTAATTAGCTCCAGTTCTAAATCAAGCTTAATATTAATTATAGACCATGATCTTAGTACCTTTAAAGCTTTATTAGAAAGCATTGATCTATCGGATATTTTTTCTCACCAACAAGTTAGCCTTAGTTTTGATGAAGACTTATTATTAGCTACCCGAGGTAGAATAGAACAATACTTTGGCGAGGTGATGTTAGCCGAAACTTTTAAGATTATTAAAAATCCCATTTCTATGAATCTTGCTCCTGACTTTTATGAAAAAGTCTTAAATCAACTTAATGAAATTCAATATATTGCTTACTTAAACTTAGGATCAATTTTACGCTCCAACTACATTTCAGAAATAAATACAATTAAGAATCTTCCAGCAATTGTATGCCACCCTGGAGTTGGCGAACTTAGCAATAAATTCAGGAATGTTCCAGCCATTATCGTTTCTTCTGGCCCCTCCTTAAGTAAAAACGTTTCTTTTATAAGACATGCTAAAAATAAAGCTATAATAATATGCGTAGACACAGCTTTAAAAGTATTACAGAGACACCAGATTGAACCAGATTTTGTAACAAGCATAGAGTTTAATCTTAAAAATTACTTATGTTTCAAAAAAATAAAACTAAGAAATACTTACTTAATAGCCAGTGAAGAAGTTGCCCCCAAGACTATAAACAAATTTAAAGAAAAAGTTTTCTTTATCCATTCTTCTAATCCTATAACTAAATGGTTTTCAAAGGTAATTAATCTTAAAGAAAGTATATCTTTAGGGGGTAACGTAGGAGCAACATCTTTTAGTTTGGCTATTAATTTAGGGGCTAATCCTATTATCTTTGTTGGCCAAGATTTATCTTATTCTCAGGGAAAATATTATGCTGATGAGATAGGTAGTTCTTTTATTGAAGCAAAAAAAGATGATGCCAAGAAAAGAAAGACTGTCTGGTTAGAAAGTATCTACGGAGAAAAGGTAGCCAGCGATAGCGGTATGTTGGTTTATTTAAGATGGTTTGAAAGAGAGATTGCCTGTCATCAAGATCGAATATTTATTAATGCTACTGAAGGTGGAGCCAAGGTAAAAGGAACTGAACCTATGGTTCTTCAAGCTGTAATTGATGCTTATTGCCAAAATAATTTAAATATAACCGACATCATTAATGAAACCTTTAAAAAACCTAATCAAGATATAGAAAAAGTTATTTTGTCTATCAAGACTTTGGTAGAAGAGTATCAAACTATTTTAATTTATAGCTCTCAAGGAAAAGAGCTCATAAAAAGACACAAGTCTAATAAAAGTAAAGATAAAAGTAAAGATATTAGTAGAAATCACCAAGTGCATCTTAGCTTATCAATGATAGTTAAGGATATCATCTCTCTGCCTAATTTTATGGAAGCTAATAAATTATCAATAGAATCTCTTCTTCATAGGTTAAAAAAAGGTAGGAAGAGTGAAGTATTAAATAACTATTTATTATTCTTTAAAGAAATAACTAAATTCTCGCGTCAGTTGTTGATCTCTTTTGAAAAAATATTACCCAAATTAGAATCTTTAATAAATTAA
- a CDS encoding transposase codes for MLNWFNKKISSAISEGFNNKITA; via the coding sequence ATCTTAAATTGGTTTAACAAGAAGATTAGCTCGGCTATCTCGGAGGGGTTTAATAATAAGATAACAGCTTAA